Proteins co-encoded in one Astatotilapia calliptera chromosome 18, fAstCal1.2, whole genome shotgun sequence genomic window:
- the and2 gene encoding actinodin2 — MARVGRPSLSLIRTGFLLAAVLLPDFLGAVPVEQHKQEEVAAVSDDVKAEAMTSLKKLVRDRRNVPVVAVPQFKRVPDFWGWYKYFMDSHNQEGVEDLDRLYVAYLQNKHRSEEGPTFNHYLNHLSEIYKTCAESEDPECIAELTSKPKAAVAMPAPIKSADVRLCNPYTDPYCMFPVTSKSAAPEPPSAPAKVPAPIYTPVPMKSQTGFYYYAPVLEPFLGAEQRAELLRICQPEDVECLQYHLRAAYGYRPAQGPAPSYAALKCNPKDPHCMASLVQKYPTGFYHLMQPSCDPAVDPLCATNAPAPLAAKEQHCNPLFDASCNPLTATRLASLTKPVVKYAPMNQPAHPAAPLSCDPRYDPYCILAAAAALRKLPPQLPEHQVRYKLGVRGKTKEGYDCYVHYDRDCIPVESSREAKADVMAPAKLFCHPFDPNCHKFAPPSGAKAMKSSEDGIILPDPDCDPEYDYKCRLRRAKPATAASAADEPAKEAAGPQLAVPRFEDFLRGVMNQYK; from the exons atggCACGTGTTGGGCGACCGTCGCTTTCCCTGATCCGCACAGGATTCCTGTTAGCAGCTGTTTTATTACCAG attttcTGGGGGCCGTTCCAGTGGAGCAGCACAAGCAGGAGGAAG TGGCCGCCGTGTCTGATGATGTGAAAGCCGAGGCAATGACCAGCCTAAAAAAGCTGGTTCGTGACAGAAGGAACGTCCCCGTCGTGGCTGTGCCCCAGTTCAAACGCGTGCCTGACTTCTGGGGATGGTACAAATACTTCATGGACAGCCACAACCAGGAGGGA GTTGAGGACCTTGATCGTCTGTATGTGGCCTACCTGCAGAACAAGCACAGGTCAGAGGAGGGACCGACTTTTAACCACTACCTCAACCACCTCAGCGAAATCTACAAGACCTGTGCCGAGTCTGAAGATCCGGAGTGCATCGCCGAGTTAACTAGCAAACCAAAGGCGGCCGTGGCGATGCCTGCCCCCATCAAGTCTGCTGATGTCAGGCTATGCAACCCCTATACTGACCCCTACTGCATGTTCCCTGTTACCAGCAAATCTGCAGCCCCTGAGCCACCTTCAGCTCCAGCCAAAGTGCCAGCGCCTATCTATACCCCGGTGCCAATGAAGAGCCAAACTGGTTTCTACTACTACGCTCCTGTCCTGGAGCCCTTCCTGGGTGCTGAGCAGAGGGCTGAATTGCTCAGAATCTGCCAACCTGAAGATGTAGAGTGTCTGCAGTACCACCTGAGAGCAGCCTATGGGTACCGTCCAGCCCAAGGTCCAGCTCCATCTTATGCTGCCCTCAAATGCAACCCAAAGGATCCCCACTGCATGGCTTCCCTGGTCCAGAAATATCCTACTGGCTTCTACCACTTGATGCAACCCAGCTGTGACCCAGCTGTTGATCCTCTGTGTGCAACCAACGCTCCCGCTCCTCTGGCTGCTAAagagcaacactgcaacccCCTGTTTGATGCAAGCTGCAACCCCCTGACTGCTACCAGGCTGGCCAGCCTGACCAAGCCTGTGGTGAAGTACGCCCCCATGAATCAGCCTGCACATCCTGCTGCTCCTCTGTCCTGCGACCCTCGCTACGACCCATACTGCATActggcagctgctgctgctctgcgcAAGCTGCCTCCACAGCTACCAGAGCACCAG GTACGCTACAAACTTGGTGTCCGTGGCAAGACCAAGGAGGGCTACGACTGCTATGTGCATTATGACAGAGACTGCATCCCAGTCGAGAGTAGTCGTGAGGCTAAGGCTGACGTCATGGCTCCAGCCAAGCTCTTCTGCCATCCATTTGACCCCAACTGTCACAAGTTTGCTCCACCCTCTGGTGCCAAGGCCATGAAATCAAGTGAGGATGGCATAATCCTGCCTGATCCAGACTGCGATCCTGAATACGACTACAAGTGCCGCCTGCGTCGTGCTAAGCCCGCCACCGCAGCCTCCGCTGCAGATGAGCCGGCCAAGGAGGCTGCCGGTCCACAGCTTGCTGTTCCACGCTTCGAAGATTTCCTCAGGGGCGTCATGAACCAGTacaaatag